Genomic segment of Tepidanaerobacter syntrophicus:
ATTTATACTGGCTGTTAAAAGAGTTTTAGATGACGAAGAGCTGTTTAAACATTTCCAAAGCCTATACCTTCCAATCTTCAAAGAGGCTTTTTCAGATGCTCTCAATAGAATGACAAAAACAATAGCTACATACAAAGGAGAGCGGCTGTCCAATGAAACAATACAATCCAAAGGAATAGCGGTGGTTGTTGGAATTATAGGTAAGTATTCAGGAAGAATGATTCTTGATATGTCAGTGGAAAGCGCAACAGCTCTTACTGATAAGATGCTTAAAAAAGAGAGCAGCAAACAAACTGAAATTATTGCGGCTATCGGAGAGTTTGCAAATATTGTATCAGGAAACGCCTGTTCTATGCTCAACAGGGAGAACAAGGTATTCGGCTTGAGGGTATCTCCACCTTCGGTGTTTTACGGTAAAAGCCTGAACATCTCATCTGCCAAGATTAAGACCTATTCAGTAACGATTGACACAGAATTTGGCGAAATGATTTTAAATATTGGTTTTAGCAGAGGTGATTTTGAGTGGATGTAAAATATGCAGCTCCTTTTCTTGCGGCATTTCAAAATGTACTGCCACAGATAGGTTTTCAAATTATTAACCAGGGTGAAGTAATTATTAAAGGAAAAAATTTGCGGACAGATGGTATACTTATAATAGTAGGACTGGTTGGGGATCTAAAAGGTAATGTGGTTTATTCCATGAGCATGGATGACGCTAAAAAAATAGCTTCCAAAATGATGATGGGCATGCCTGTTGATGAGTTTGGCGAAATGGCTCAAAGCGCTTTATCTGAACTGGCAAATATGCTTACTGCAAACGCCAGCACCGAATTTTCAAAAGAGAATGTAAGTATGAGCATTTCAACACCTACCCTGATGTATGGAAAAGATATTACTACAAAATTGAGCACAGAAAACATTTTATGTGCGGAAGTAGGTCTTGATGATGGAATAAGTGTTGAAATAAATATTTCAATTGAGTGATAAGGCGTAGGCAAGCTTTGTCTTTTCAAGGGCTGTTAAAACAATTGACAGTTATTTAAAAACATTAAAAAAATATAAGGAGTGCAAAATAGTGTTTTACAAATTGCAGCTTTTACGCAGCAAGAAAAATGAAAAAGGTTTTACTTTAATCGAATTGATAATTGTTATAGCTGTTTTAGGGATTTTAGCGACACTTACCATCCCGAAAGTAATCGGCGTAAAGAATAATGCAGAGGCAGCAACTGATGAAGCAAACAAAAAAATTATAAGAAATGCACTGGAAAGGTATTATGCGGATAAGGCTACATACCCTTCTCAAGAGCAAGGGCTAAAAGTACTTGTGGACGAAAAATATTTAGACAATATTCCGGAAAAGGCAAATGGCAAAAACAAGGAGAATCAATCTTGGACATATACCGCCGGGGAAAGTAAAGATGGCAATATAGAAAGCTATACTTTAGAATAAGCAGTTTTTAAAGGATGAAAATTTTGTGGACTTTTTTATCTTGATATTAGGCTTGATTGCCGGCGGGTTTGTAAATACTTACATATATTTTTACCAAATACATCATAATAAATCCAGCCCGGGCACATCTTCTTTATTTAAAGGAAAATGCAAGAAACTATCTAAAGGTTTAGGACAAATTGTATTGATAGAACTTTTGTGTGCCGCCTTGTGTCTCATGGCATTTTGCAAATTTGGGCTCACTTTCAAGTTTCTATCTTCAATAATCCTGCTAACTGTTCTTGCCATTGCAGCTTTTATTGACATGGAGTTTCAAATTATACCTGACAACATAGTTTTGCCTGCTGCCACGGCAGGGATTTTACTGCATGCTTTTTTGGGAAAAGAAATTTTTTTATATCACTTGGCAGGTTTTGCGGTAGGGTTTGGCGTAATTTTTCTGATAGCTTTCTTTGCAAAAGGCGGTATGGGTGGTGGTGATGTAAAACTTTTTGGAATGGTTGGCTTGTTTTTAGGGGCAAGGCTTACGATTCTTGCACTAATACTTTCATTTATCTTAGGCAGCGTTATAAGCCTTATACTAATAGTGCTGAAAATCAAAAGCATTAAAGATGTTATACCTTTTGGTCCTTTTATAGCGCTGGCTTCTGCCATAAGTCTATTTTTTGGCGACAAAATAATTTTGTGGTTTGTGTTAAATAAAATTTTTTAATTTATAAAGAAGGTGTAAAAAGTGCGTAAAGCTATTTTTTCAGTGCTTGTCCACAATGAATATGGTGTTGTTACAAGAATTTCAGGGCTTTTTACAAGGCGAGGCTTCAATATAACGAGCTTTACCGGCGAAGAGACTGATAACCCAAAAATATCTCGCATTACCATAGTGGCAGAAGGCGATGAAAGAGAACTGGCTCAAATAAAAAGCCAAGTAGAAAAACTGGTTGATGTAATAAAAGTAGTAGAGCTTGACGTTAATACTTCTGTACAGCGAGAACTTGCCTTAATCAAAGTCAAAACTGATGATACAAACAGAACAGAGGTTTTTCAAATTGTTGAGACATTCAGAGGCAAGATTATTGATATTGATCCTGAATCGATAATCGTAGAACTTACGGGAGATTTAAGTAAGGTGAAGGCATTTTTAGAGTTAATGAAGCGCTATGGAATAATCGAAATAGTAAGAACCGGTGGAATAGCCCTGCAGCGCGGCAAAGGAAGTATCCATGATGTGCCTGTGGCAGATGAGACGCCGGCAGTGAAGGAGGAAACTTTATGATAAGTGACAGAGTTAAAAAAGGAGTAATGAGAGCACCACACCGCTCTTTATTTTACGCCATGGGGTACACCGAAGAAGAGCTTGACAGACCCCTTATAGGCATAGTCAATGCCCAAAATGATATAATTCCAGGCCATATTCACTTAGATACCATTGCAGAGGCGGCAAAGAAAGGTGTGGCAATGGCCGGCGGGACCCCTATAGAATTTCCGGCGATCGGAGTATGCGACGGCATAGTTATGGGCCATATCGGTATGAAGTATTCTCTGGCATCACGAGAATTGATAGCAGATTCAATAGAGACAATGGCCGTTGCCCATGCATTTGACGGATTAGTTCTCATACCTAATTGTGATAAGATAGTGCCGGCAATGCTTATGGCAGCGGCGAGGATTAATATTCCGACTGTTGTTATAAGCGGCGGTCCCATGTTTGCAGGCAGATATAAAGGTAAAGATGTAGACCTTAACACATGTTTTGAAAAAATAGCTGAATATACCTCAGGCAAAATAACGGAAAAAGAACTTGAAGAAGTAGAACATGCCGCCTGTCCGGGATGCGGCTCCTGCTCAGGTATATTTACGGCAAATTCCATGAACTGCTTAACGGAAGCGTTAGGTATGGGTCTACCCGGCAACGGGACGATACCGGCATGTTCCGGGGCTCGGGTTGCCCTTGCAAAAAAGGCTGGGATGCAGGTTATGGAAATGGTAAGAAAGGATATAAAACCGCGGGATATAATGACACGAGAAGCCTTTGAAAATGCGATTACAGTAGATATGGGTATGGCGGGTTCCACCAATACGGTTCTTCATCTTCCGGCAATTGCCCATGAAGCAGGGATAAAATTGGAACTAGATATATTTGACAAGATAAGCCAGAGAACACCTTATCTTGCAAAGCTTGCACCTAGCGGACACTACCATGTCCAAGATTTACACGAAGCAGGAGGAATACCCGCCCTTATGAAAGAGCTTTCTCGAAAAGGACTGCTCAATTTAGATTTAATGACGGTAACCGGTAAAACAATAGGGGAAAATATTGCAAATGCCGAAATTAAAAATACAGATGTTATCCATACCATAGAAAATCCATACAGAGAAACGGGAGGTCTTGCGATATTAAGGGGCAACCTTGCCCCAAACGGCGCAGTGGTCAAAGAAGCTGCGGTAGCCCCCGAAATGCTGTATCATGAAGGCCCTGCCCGCATCTATAATTCTGAAGAAGAAGTTACCGAGGCGATTTTCTCCGGAAAAATTCAAAAGGGCGATGTAGTAGTTATCCGGTACGAAGGCCCGAAAGGCGGTCCCGGCATGAGAGAAATGCTCTCCCCTACTTCGGCCATAGCCGGGATGGGGCTTGACAAGGATGTAGCCCTGATTACCGATGGTAGATTTTCCGGCGCAACTCGCGGAGCGGCTATTGGGCATATTTCTCCTGAGGCAATGGAAGGCGGTCCTATAGCCCTTCTTCAAGATGGCGACATCATCCGAATAGATATAAATCATCGCAAAATTGAAGTACTTCTTTCAGATGACGAACTTGCAAAACGCAAAACCTTATGGCATAAACCCGAGCCAAAGGTAAAAACAGGGTATCTTTCCCGCTATGCCCGCTTGGTGACATCAGCTTCTACCGGCGCAGTTTTAGAATAATTATAGAATAATTAGAATATGAGCACAGACACAGCACAAAGGAACAGAAAGAAACAGACAGCACAAACAACAACATCACAGAGGCATAGAGCACGCACAGCACACAGCACAGAGGGACGGTTCTTTTGTGTTGTCAGACAACACAAAAGAACCGTCCCTCTGTGCTGCTCTGCCTGTGCTGTCCTGTCCCACCTCTGTCCCTCTATACTCTATGTACTCTATGTGCTCTAAGACACATAGGTGAAAAGAATGCTAAGAACAAATCACACAAGGCAAATTACAGCGGTTATTACTATAATTGTTTTATGCTTAATATCATACTCTTATTATACTTTATGCTTAAAAAAACCTTATAAGGATCTTGATATAAAATGGAAAAAACTTCCTGCGCAACCGGAGGAGGCTTTGTGCCTTAACTTCATTAAAGCATCCTTGTCTGGAAAAACAGGAATCTTTACTAATTTTTTATATGATGATAAGATAAATGAAACAGCAACAGGACACCAGATACTATCGGAATCTGAAGGTCTTATTATGCTGTATGCAGTTTTGGGCGGCAATAAGGATCTTTTTGATGAACATTTTAATATAGTCCGCGGTATGGTTTTAGATAATGGAGTTATAGCGTGGAGGATAGGGGCAAAAGGTGAAATGCTGACAAAAAGCTCAGCATCAATAGATGATCTTAGGATAATTCGAGCCCTTATTTACGCTGATGACCGATGGGGAGACAGAAAATATAACTGCTTTGCAAATAAACTGGTGCGTAGAGCCAAAAAGTATGAACTTGCAAAGGACGGACTTGTAGATTTCTACGACGGGGAAAGCAAAATAAAGGCCGATACCATAACTATTTCCTACATAGACCTTTATACTATGAAAATTTTAGCTCAAAAAGACGATACTTGGGAAAATGCATTTAAAAAGGGTTTAAACATTATAAATAATGCTTTTGTATCAGAAAATGTGCCATTTTTTAGAAAATCTTATAATTACAAAACAAAGAGTTATAGTACGGAAAACAAGATTAATATGATAGATTATCTAAACACCTTGCTTCACCTAAGCGAGGTAGATTTATGCCCCCAGGCGGCTGTAAAGTGGCTTAAAAGCCAGATGAAGACAGGTAATGCACTCTTTAACGAGTACTATATAAGTTCAGCAATGCCGGCTTCTTCCTTAGAGTCACCGGCTTCCTACGCTATAGCCTGCAGGATTGCGGTGAATATAGAGGATGAAGAACTTTATAAACTGATGAAAGAGAAACTTTTAATGTTTCAAGTTACCGATGCATCAAGCCCTATTTATGGCGCATTTGGAGATTCCAAAACATTAGAAGTTTATTCATTTGACAATTTGCAAGCATTATTGGCTCTTCAGGGGGTCGGAGGTGCAAAGTGAACAATTTGTCTAAAAAAACCAAGGCATTTTTTATGCTCCTAATTTTAGAATTTTTCATCCTAATTTCATTGTTTTTCTTAAAACCTGACATGATAGGCCAAAAAAATTACATACTGCTTTCTGCCACATTTTTCCTTGCGTTATGGTCGTTTTCCACGGATTTGGTCATGGCGCTTTTTGGTGCGCTGTTTTTAGTGCTTGCTTATGGCAGCTATATCTTATACCAGGCAATTTTTGCTGGAGTTTTCAATTTTACCTTTTTGACGGACTATTTTTGGCTTTTAGTTTTTCCCATAGTTGCATATACTTCCAGCCAATTGGGAGAAGGCATTAATGATTCAAATAAATCAATACAAGAATTAAGAAAAAATATTCAAGCTCTTGTAAGGGTTGATAACCTGACGGGACTGGGCAATAAACAGAAATTTTACGAAGATCTCTCTGAAGAGATGCGGCGGGCCAGAAGACATGGTTTCGATTTGTCAATGATGATCGTAAAGATCATGTTTTTTAAGGAACTTATAGATATATATGGCAAAAGTAAAACTAATGAAATCATAATGCTTATGGTAAAAAATATAGAAGAAACCTTAAGAGCAGAAGATAAAAAGTATCGATTAGAAGATGACACTTTTGCTTTTATCCTGCCAAATACCAACAAAAATGGTGCAGAAGTTATAAAAAATAGAATACGTACGAACTTAAGTGCCATAACATTAAATTCAGGCAAGAAAGAGGAAAAACTCAATTTCAATTTTAAAATCGGAATTTTGGAGTATGATCAAAAAACTAACGATGTATTTGAAATAAAACATAAATTAGAAAAAGAGCTGGAATATGATGTGTAAAAGTAAGATTTGCTATTTCGTATCAATAATTTTGGTAGCCGTTTTTTTTATTGTATCTGCTGGAAAACCGGTTATGGCCCAAGAAATGGCAAAAGACGGCAGCTCTACAAAGAATGTCCTTATAATTTACGACAGAAGAAATTATTTTGGATTTAAAGCAGATGAAGTAACAGCTATTGTTAACCTGCTTTACCATTTTAATGTGAATACAGAAGAAATAATGGCTTCGTCTTATAAAGCGGGAATGATGCAAAGATATGATTGCACATTTTATATAGGCATTTCTGACGAGAAGTTAAAAAATGATTTGTTAAAAGATATAACAGACTATAAAAAACCATTTCTTTTTATTGGAAAGGGGATACAATCTCTACTCCGATATAATCCCATGGAAGGAGTAGAATTCAAGGGCAATAATCTTAAGCCCGTAAAAGTTAAGTACAAAGACAGAGAATTTATATTAAAAACAGAGCGGTTTTTTCAAGAGATAATCTTAAAAAATGATGCCGGCCAGGTTTTCAGCACTGTAAGCGATGAACAGAGTTTATATCCATATATAGTAAGACTTTCGAATTTATGGTATGTTTCATGTCTTGATACACAAGGTGTATTGTTTTATATTTTAGCTGATGTTCTTCATGATTTTTTTGAAGAATATCACGATACTTCAAGTCCTAAAATCTACGTCAGAATTGAAGATGTTCACGCAGAAAGATCTATTGAAAACCTTTATAAAATAGCGGATTATCTTCAACAGGAAAATGTACCTTATATGGTTGCCCTTATCCCCTCTTTTTATGATTTTAAAACCAAAAATATATTTGATTTAAAAGATAATAAGAGATTTGCTGGCTGCATAAAATATATGCAAGATTCCGGGGGCTCTATCGTCCTTCACGGTTATACCCATCAGATTCATAAAGATATGCCCGGGGAAGGTTTTGAATTCTGGGATGGGGAAAAAGATCAGCCGCTGCCTGTAGATATGAAAAAATGGGTAGACGAAAGGATAAATGCAGCAATTGACGAATGCGCAGAGGTTGGAATTGGACCTATAGCTTTTGAAGCGCCTCACTATGCAGCGTCAAGTGAAGCTTATAAAAACCTCAAGAGGTATTTTTCTACAATCATAGGCCATTTACAGACGTCTGACAGAGGATATACCACAACTCCTTATCCTTATAACTTGCATTATTCATCTTTGTATAATAACTTGATTCCTGAAAACTTGGGTTACGTAGACCCTGATGATTTACTGTATAAAGAACATATTTTTGAAGAATTAGAAAAAGTTGCTATAGTAAGAGATTATACTGCCGGTTTTTACTTTCATTCATACCTCGATCCTAAATTACTCGAACCTATAATTGTTGAAATTAAAAAACGCGGCATAGATTTTCTTGATTTAAAACAAGAGAACAATTGGGTAAAAGGTGCAAACTACATAATCAGTTCACAAAGCGGAAATATTCAAATTGAGCAAGTCAAAACCTTAAAAGAACCTTTATTAATCAGGATTTTTAGGAGAATATTTATTGTATTACTGATTTTAGTAACTACAATTTGCCTTAGGTTACTTTACATATTCTTAGATAGAAGAAGAAAAGCCAAAGAATATTTATTCAAAGAATGAGGTAATATTATTGCTAAAAACAGTAGACTATATTTTTATGTATTCGCTTTTTTCAATTTGGATTTTATTACTTTTTAATGCATGGCTTGCTTTTGCGGGACATAGTTTTTTTAAGGAAATCAAAGAGAGAAAAATTGATATTATTAAAGGCATAAATAATTACCCCATGGTTTCCATCTTAGTGCCGGCTCATAATGAAGAAAAGGTTATTGAAAGATCAATTTTAGCAATCTTGAAGATGGATTACCCAAAAGATAAACGTCAATTGATTGTAATAAATGATAATTCAAAGGATGAGACAGGTATTATTCTTGAAGAAATTAAGTCAAAATATCCCAACGAAAATATACAGATAATAACGACTGATGCAAGGACGGGAGGCAAAGGAAAGGCAAATGCACTAAATATAGGATTACAATATGCAACAGGAGAATATGTTGTAGTTTATGATGCGGATAATACACCAGAAGTTATGTCGCTTCGCTATCTAGTCTATGAGATTGTAAATTCGAAAGAATATGGGGCAGTAATCGGAAAATTTAGAACTCGAAATAAGGATGCAAATATTTTAACCAGATTCATAAATATAGAAACACTTAGCTTTCAGTGGATGATGCAAGGAGGCAGGTGGAAAAAATTTGGCATATGTCTTTTGCCCGGAACTAATTTTATAATAAGAAAAGATTTATTAGAAAAGCTGGGCGGTTGGGATACAAAAGCAATAGCTGAAGATACTGAACTTTCAATAAGAGTCTATGGCAATGGTTTTAAAATAGCTTTTATGCCGAGAGCTGTATCATGGGAACAAGAACCGGAAACGTTCAAAGTTTGGTTTAAGCAGAGAACTAGATGGGTAAAGGGCAATATATATGTTGTAAATAAATATTTGTTCCCGCTTCCAAAATGCTCGGGACCCATACTTATTGATCTTCTATATATGTTTTTAGAGAGTTTTCTGTTCTTTTTTGCGGTAATATTCTCAGATGCTGTATTTATTTTAGGTCTTTTTGGCATCGCTAAAATTTCACTTCCGGGGAATTTTTTGGTAATTTGGATGCTTGCTTATATACTTTTTATCCTTGAGATAAGCATAAACCTTACAATGGAAAAAGGCGAATACAATTTGAGCAACTTTTTTCTTATTGTGATAATGTATCTTACTTATTGTCAGTGTTGGATTATGGTGTGTATTTCCGGTATATACTCTTATTTTAAAGATGCTATTTTTAAAAGAGAGCATACCTGGTACAAAACTGAAAGATTTTAGGAGGCTGCCATGAAGAAACTGATATGCGTAATAGCTGTATTTTTCATAGTATTAAATAGTAGTTTTGCGTTTGCTCAATCAGTATCTGCTCAAAATACATATTATGTTGTTCAAGCAGGTTTTTATAAAGATGCGACTATACTTATGGAAAGTTACAACCTCCTAAAAGCAAAAGGATTTCCGGTCTATAAATTTGCTGTAGCCGGGGGAACACGCTTGTATGTGGGAAACTACAAGGAAAGAAAAACAGCTGAATCAGCAGCAAAGCAGCTTGAAGCTTTAGGCTTTGAGACTCTAATTCTCACCCAAAAATCTACTGCTCCTACTTTGCCTAAAACAACATCTCTTTCACCTGCATCCGCTGCCTCCCTTGAAGTCTCTAAAACTATGAAAAATGAAAAAAGTCAAGTTAAAAATATCTTTATCCCGGAGGACGTTACTATAAAAGGCATATTCGGAAGCCACAGCCTGTTTTTCTTTATCGATGAAAACTGGCAGTTAAATGATAATTGCTTTTTTGAACTTGTATTTAATCAAAGCCAAATTAAAAACTATAAAAATTCTACTTTAACCGTTCTCCTAAATGATGTGCCGATTAAAAGCTTTGCTTTAAGCGATAAAGACAATTATCAAGCTGCAGAAAAGATACTTCTTCCAAAAGACAAAATTGTAAAAGGATATAATACGATAAAGCTTTCTACATATCATAGAATTACTGAAGAACCTTGCATGGATTATGTTAATCCTGCTAATTGGCTCACGGTTTGCAAGGAGTCCTATATACATATTGAGTATGAAGGAATACCTGACACTTTCGGTGTAAATAATTATCCGTATCCTTATCTGAAAGTCTCGGATGATCAGCCGGTAGATTGTATAATAGTGGTGCCGGATAATCCTAATAACGCTCAAATAACAGCTGCATTGACGATTGCAGCAGATTTTGGAAAAAGAATTCCTTATAGCAATACGGATATTAAAGTTGAGTGCTATACGGATATAAAAAGCATTAGCAAAGACGCTAATTTTATAGTAATAGGAAATTCTTCCGATACAGAAAATGAAATCTTTGATCCTATAAGGGGCACTTTACCGGATTTAAAAAATGCAGCAATTATAAAAGAAGTTAAACTCCCTATAGATGAAGCAAAACGTATACTATATATTCTCTCAGACAACGATGAGATGCTGCTTGAAGCCGCCCGATCATTGACTTTAGACAATATTGTCTTGCAAATGAAAACAAATACTCAACTTATATCTTCAAAAAT
This window contains:
- the ilvD gene encoding dihydroxy-acid dehydratase; translated protein: MISDRVKKGVMRAPHRSLFYAMGYTEEELDRPLIGIVNAQNDIIPGHIHLDTIAEAAKKGVAMAGGTPIEFPAIGVCDGIVMGHIGMKYSLASRELIADSIETMAVAHAFDGLVLIPNCDKIVPAMLMAAARINIPTVVISGGPMFAGRYKGKDVDLNTCFEKIAEYTSGKITEKELEEVEHAACPGCGSCSGIFTANSMNCLTEALGMGLPGNGTIPACSGARVALAKKAGMQVMEMVRKDIKPRDIMTREAFENAITVDMGMAGSTNTVLHLPAIAHEAGIKLELDIFDKISQRTPYLAKLAPSGHYHVQDLHEAGGIPALMKELSRKGLLNLDLMTVTGKTIGENIANAEIKNTDVIHTIENPYRETGGLAILRGNLAPNGAVVKEAAVAPEMLYHEGPARIYNSEEEVTEAIFSGKIQKGDVVVIRYEGPKGGPGMREMLSPTSAIAGMGLDKDVALITDGRFSGATRGAAIGHISPEAMEGGPIALLQDGDIIRIDINHRKIEVLLSDDELAKRKTLWHKPEPKVKTGYLSRYARLVTSASTGAVLE
- a CDS encoding cellulose biosynthesis cyclic di-GMP-binding regulatory protein BcsB; this translates as MKKLICVIAVFFIVLNSSFAFAQSVSAQNTYYVVQAGFYKDATILMESYNLLKAKGFPVYKFAVAGGTRLYVGNYKERKTAESAAKQLEALGFETLILTQKSTAPTLPKTTSLSPASAASLEVSKTMKNEKSQVKNIFIPEDVTIKGIFGSHSLFFFIDENWQLNDNCFFELVFNQSQIKNYKNSTLTVLLNDVPIKSFALSDKDNYQAAEKILLPKDKIVKGYNTIKLSTYHRITEEPCMDYVNPANWLTVCKESYIHIEYEGIPDTFGVNNYPYPYLKVSDDQPVDCIIVVPDNPNNAQITAALTIAADFGKRIPYSNTDIKVECYTDIKSISKDANFIVIGNSSDTENEIFDPIRGTLPDLKNAAIIKEVKLPIDEAKRILYILSDNDEMLLEAARSLTLDNIVLQMKTNTQLISSKIEEEKAAEKNSDIITLKDLGYEDTVIKGIASSNLRFFCKTSANLIQNKQKKLNLF
- the ilvN gene encoding acetolactate synthase small subunit, with amino-acid sequence MRKAIFSVLVHNEYGVVTRISGLFTRRGFNITSFTGEETDNPKISRITIVAEGDERELAQIKSQVEKLVDVIKVVELDVNTSVQRELALIKVKTDDTNRTEVFQIVETFRGKIIDIDPESIIVELTGDLSKVKAFLELMKRYGIIEIVRTGGIALQRGKGSIHDVPVADETPAVKEETL
- a CDS encoding glycosyl hydrolase family 8 → MLRTNHTRQITAVITIIVLCLISYSYYTLCLKKPYKDLDIKWKKLPAQPEEALCLNFIKASLSGKTGIFTNFLYDDKINETATGHQILSESEGLIMLYAVLGGNKDLFDEHFNIVRGMVLDNGVIAWRIGAKGEMLTKSSASIDDLRIIRALIYADDRWGDRKYNCFANKLVRRAKKYELAKDGLVDFYDGESKIKADTITISYIDLYTMKILAQKDDTWENAFKKGLNIINNAFVSENVPFFRKSYNYKTKSYSTENKINMIDYLNTLLHLSEVDLCPQAAVKWLKSQMKTGNALFNEYYISSAMPASSLESPASYAIACRIAVNIEDEELYKLMKEKLLMFQVTDASSPIYGAFGDSKTLEVYSFDNLQALLALQGVGGAK
- a CDS encoding prepilin peptidase; amino-acid sequence: MDFFILILGLIAGGFVNTYIYFYQIHHNKSSPGTSSLFKGKCKKLSKGLGQIVLIELLCAALCLMAFCKFGLTFKFLSSIILLTVLAIAAFIDMEFQIIPDNIVLPAATAGILLHAFLGKEIFLYHLAGFAVGFGVIFLIAFFAKGGMGGGDVKLFGMVGLFLGARLTILALILSFILGSVISLILIVLKIKSIKDVIPFGPFIALASAISLFFGDKIILWFVLNKIF
- a CDS encoding glycosyltransferase family 2 protein → MYSLFSIWILLLFNAWLAFAGHSFFKEIKERKIDIIKGINNYPMVSILVPAHNEEKVIERSILAILKMDYPKDKRQLIVINDNSKDETGIILEEIKSKYPNENIQIITTDARTGGKGKANALNIGLQYATGEYVVVYDADNTPEVMSLRYLVYEIVNSKEYGAVIGKFRTRNKDANILTRFINIETLSFQWMMQGGRWKKFGICLLPGTNFIIRKDLLEKLGGWDTKAIAEDTELSIRVYGNGFKIAFMPRAVSWEQEPETFKVWFKQRTRWVKGNIYVVNKYLFPLPKCSGPILIDLLYMFLESFLFFFAVIFSDAVFILGLFGIAKISLPGNFLVIWMLAYILFILEISINLTMEKGEYNLSNFFLIVIMYLTYCQCWIMVCISGIYSYFKDAIFKREHTWYKTERF
- a CDS encoding response regulator, whose protein sequence is MDKKRVVIVDDSDFSVLIIKDILEKNGFEVVGHAGTLDEVISVVSETKPDLVTMDITLPGTDGFECTKEIHKIDKGIKVIAVSSMLDDEMLQKAKNFNISGYVQKPIDEEEFILAVKRVLDDEELFKHFQSLYLPIFKEAFSDALNRMTKTIATYKGERLSNETIQSKGIAVVVGIIGKYSGRMILDMSVESATALTDKMLKKESSKQTEIIAAIGEFANIVSGNACSMLNRENKVFGLRVSPPSVFYGKSLNISSAKIKTYSVTIDTEFGEMILNIGFSRGDFEWM
- a CDS encoding DUF2334 domain-containing protein yields the protein MMCKSKICYFVSIILVAVFFIVSAGKPVMAQEMAKDGSSTKNVLIIYDRRNYFGFKADEVTAIVNLLYHFNVNTEEIMASSYKAGMMQRYDCTFYIGISDEKLKNDLLKDITDYKKPFLFIGKGIQSLLRYNPMEGVEFKGNNLKPVKVKYKDREFILKTERFFQEIILKNDAGQVFSTVSDEQSLYPYIVRLSNLWYVSCLDTQGVLFYILADVLHDFFEEYHDTSSPKIYVRIEDVHAERSIENLYKIADYLQQENVPYMVALIPSFYDFKTKNIFDLKDNKRFAGCIKYMQDSGGSIVLHGYTHQIHKDMPGEGFEFWDGEKDQPLPVDMKKWVDERINAAIDECAEVGIGPIAFEAPHYAASSEAYKNLKRYFSTIIGHLQTSDRGYTTTPYPYNLHYSSLYNNLIPENLGYVDPDDLLYKEHIFEELEKVAIVRDYTAGFYFHSYLDPKLLEPIIVEIKKRGIDFLDLKQENNWVKGANYIISSQSGNIQIEQVKTLKEPLLIRIFRRIFIVLLILVTTICLRLLYIFLDRRRKAKEYLFKE
- a CDS encoding chemotaxis protein CheX; the protein is MDVKYAAPFLAAFQNVLPQIGFQIINQGEVIIKGKNLRTDGILIIVGLVGDLKGNVVYSMSMDDAKKIASKMMMGMPVDEFGEMAQSALSELANMLTANASTEFSKENVSMSISTPTLMYGKDITTKLSTENILCAEVGLDDGISVEINISIE
- a CDS encoding GGDEF domain-containing protein — encoded protein: MNNLSKKTKAFFMLLILEFFILISLFFLKPDMIGQKNYILLSATFFLALWSFSTDLVMALFGALFLVLAYGSYILYQAIFAGVFNFTFLTDYFWLLVFPIVAYTSSQLGEGINDSNKSIQELRKNIQALVRVDNLTGLGNKQKFYEDLSEEMRRARRHGFDLSMMIVKIMFFKELIDIYGKSKTNEIIMLMVKNIEETLRAEDKKYRLEDDTFAFILPNTNKNGAEVIKNRIRTNLSAITLNSGKKEEKLNFNFKIGILEYDQKTNDVFEIKHKLEKELEYDV
- a CDS encoding type II secretion system protein, with translation MFYKLQLLRSKKNEKGFTLIELIIVIAVLGILATLTIPKVIGVKNNAEAATDEANKKIIRNALERYYADKATYPSQEQGLKVLVDEKYLDNIPEKANGKNKENQSWTYTAGESKDGNIESYTLE